Proteins from one Dromiciops gliroides isolate mDroGli1 chromosome 6, mDroGli1.pri, whole genome shotgun sequence genomic window:
- the NAA40 gene encoding N-alpha-acetyltransferase 40 has product MGRKSSKAKEKKQKRLEERAAMDAVCAKVEAANKLEDPLEAFPVFKKYDRNGLNVSIECKRVSGLEQATVDWAFDLTKTNMQTLYEQSEWGWKDREKREEMTDDRAWYLIAWEESAVPVAFSHFRFDVECGDEVLYCYEVQLESKVRRKGLGKFLIQILQLVANSTQMKKVMLTVFKHNHGAYQFFREALQFEIDDTSPSMSGCCGDDCSYEILSRRTKFGDSQHAHSGGHCGGCCH; this is encoded by the exons ATGGGG AGAAAGTCCAGTAAGGccaaagagaagaaacagaagaggctGGAGGAGCGGGCTGCCATGGACGCTGTCTGTGCCAAAGTGGAAGCCGCCAACAAG CTCGAAGACCCCTTAGAGGCCTTCCCTGTGTTCAAGAAATACGACCGGAACGG ATTGAACGTCTCCATCGAGTGTAAGCGAGTGTCGGGGCTGGAGCAGGCTACCGTGGACTGGGCCTTTGATCTCACCAAGACCAACATGCAGACCTT GTATGAACAGAGTGAATGGGGCTGGAAGGAccgagagaaaagggaagagatgacGGACGACCGGGCCTGGTACCTCATTGCTTGGGAGGAGAGCGCCGTCCCAGTGGCCTTCTCACACTTCCGCTTCGATGTGGAGTGTGGGGACGAAGTCCTGTACTG CTACGAGGTCCAGTTGGAGAGCAAAGTGCGGAGGAAAGGTCTGGGGAAATTTCTGATCCAGATCCTGCAGCTCGTGGCCAACAG CACCCAGATGAAGAAGGTCATGCTAACAGTGTTCAAGCACAACCATGGGGCCTACCAGTTTTTCAGAGAGGCATTGCA GTTTGAGATTGACGACACCTCTCCCAGCATGTCCGGCTGCTGCGGCGATGACTGCTCCTATGAGATCCTCAGCCGGAGGACGAAGTTCGGGGACAGCCAGCATGCCCACTCAGGTGGGCACTGTGGTGGTTGTTGCCACTGA